The proteins below are encoded in one region of Sedimentibacter sp. zth1:
- the pyrH gene encoding UMP kinase, translated as MDCKYNRVLLKISGEALSGGIGHGIDEKTIMSIAKVVKTVNDLGVQVAIVVGGGNFWRGASAKDMDRTTSDYMGMLGTIINGLALQTHLEKIGVVAVAQTSIEMKQVAEPYIRRKAVKHLETSKVVIFAGGTGNPYFSTDTTAALRAAEINADIILLAKNGVDGVYSADPKKIKDAVKYDNLTYIDVLNKGLKIMDSTATSLCMDNKIPILVFGIEDPQNIERIIHGENIGTIIKEV; from the coding sequence ATGGACTGTAAATACAATAGAGTATTATTAAAGATTAGTGGTGAAGCTTTATCTGGCGGTATAGGACATGGAATTGATGAAAAAACAATTATGTCTATAGCAAAAGTAGTTAAAACAGTTAATGACCTTGGTGTTCAAGTAGCTATTGTAGTTGGTGGCGGTAATTTTTGGCGTGGTGCATCCGCAAAAGATATGGATAGAACAACATCAGATTATATGGGAATGCTAGGTACTATAATAAATGGTTTAGCATTGCAAACACACCTTGAAAAAATTGGTGTAGTAGCAGTTGCACAAACTTCAATTGAAATGAAACAGGTTGCAGAACCATATATAAGACGTAAAGCTGTGAAACATTTAGAAACTTCAAAAGTAGTAATATTTGCAGGTGGAACTGGTAACCCTTATTTTTCAACGGATACTACTGCTGCACTAAGAGCAGCAGAAATAAATGCTGATATTATATTACTTGCAAAAAACGGTGTAGACGGTGTATATTCTGCAGACCCTAAGAAAATTAAAGATGCAGTAAAATATGACAACTTAACATACATAGATGTACTTAATAAAGGGTTGAAAATTATGGATTCTACAGCTACATCATTATGTATGGATAATAAAATACCAATACTAGTTTTTGGTATAGAAGATCCACAAAATATTGAACGTATTATTCATGGCGAAAATATAGGAACTATTATTAAGGAGGTATAA
- the tsf gene encoding translation elongation factor Ts has translation MADITASMVKELREATNAGMMNCKKALKETNGDMEKAIDFLREKGLAQAAKKSGRIAAEGLTAFAISQDGKKGVVVEVNSETDFVAKNEDFKGFINTTAKILVNGDYKDIEELKNAKYDGEDKTVQEVLTSKIATIGENMTLRRFDKVEVTNGAVVGYVHGAGKISVIVGLESEASKEELEVLGKDLAMQVAAMNPKYITKDDVDQEYLAHEREVLMAQALNEGKPQAIVEKMVEGRLNKELKEVCLVEQPFVKDSDLTVKKLIENVGKEIGKSIKLSGVQRFEVGEGLEKKSENFAEEVAKQINM, from the coding sequence ATGGCAGATATAACTGCATCAATGGTAAAAGAATTAAGAGAAGCTACTAATGCTGGTATGATGAATTGTAAAAAAGCATTAAAAGAAACAAACGGTGATATGGAAAAAGCAATTGACTTTTTAAGAGAAAAAGGTCTTGCACAAGCCGCTAAAAAATCAGGTAGAATTGCTGCTGAAGGTTTAACAGCTTTTGCAATAAGTCAAGACGGTAAAAAGGGTGTTGTAGTAGAAGTAAATTCCGAGACAGATTTTGTTGCTAAAAATGAAGATTTTAAAGGATTTATAAACACAACAGCTAAAATATTGGTTAATGGTGACTATAAGGACATTGAAGAATTAAAAAATGCTAAATATGATGGAGAAGATAAAACAGTACAAGAAGTATTAACATCTAAAATAGCTACAATCGGCGAAAATATGACATTAAGAAGATTTGATAAAGTTGAAGTAACAAATGGTGCAGTTGTAGGTTACGTACACGGTGCTGGTAAAATTTCAGTTATCGTTGGTTTAGAATCAGAAGCTAGCAAAGAAGAGTTAGAAGTATTAGGTAAAGATTTAGCAATGCAAGTAGCTGCTATGAATCCTAAATATATAACAAAAGACGATGTGGATCAAGAATACTTAGCTCACGAAAGAGAAGTATTAATGGCTCAAGCATTAAATGAAGGAAAACCTCAAGCTATAGTTGAAAAAATGGTTGAAGGAAGACTTAACAAAGAATTAAAAGAAGTTTGCTTAGTTGAACAACCATTTGTAAAAGATAGTGATTTAACAGTTAAAAAACTTATCGAAAATGTTGGTAAAGAAATAGGAAAATCTATTAAACTTAGTGGAGTTCAAAGATTTGAAGTAGGCGAAGGCTTAGAAAAAAAATCTGAAAATTTTGCAGAAGAAGTTGCTAAACAAATAAATATGTAA
- the rpsB gene encoding 30S ribosomal protein S2, with protein MAIVSMKKLLEAGVHFGHQTRRWNPKMAEYIFTERNGIYIIDLQKTSDKVDEAYRFIKDVVANGEEVLFVGTKKQAQESIKTEALRCGMHFVSQRWLGGMLTNYKTIKKRIDKLNELKKMEEDGTFNLLTKKEVIKLKHQAERLEKFLGGIKNMGKVPGAIYIVDPRKEKIAVQEAHILGIPVVAIVDTNCDPDEIDLVIPGNDDAIRAVKLLTSTIADAVIEGKQGEQLVDTTEEEKVVTEEEQEKIAE; from the coding sequence ATGGCAATAGTAAGCATGAAAAAATTACTTGAAGCTGGTGTTCACTTCGGTCACCAAACTAGAAGATGGAACCCTAAAATGGCTGAGTATATTTTTACAGAAAGAAACGGAATTTATATTATCGATTTACAAAAAACAAGTGATAAGGTTGATGAAGCATACCGCTTTATTAAAGATGTAGTAGCTAATGGTGAAGAAGTTTTATTCGTTGGAACTAAAAAGCAAGCTCAAGAGTCAATTAAAACAGAAGCTTTAAGATGTGGAATGCACTTTGTAAGTCAAAGATGGTTAGGTGGTATGTTAACAAACTACAAAACTATTAAAAAAAGAATTGATAAACTTAATGAATTGAAAAAGATGGAAGAAGATGGAACATTCAATCTTTTAACTAAAAAAGAAGTTATTAAGTTAAAACATCAAGCTGAAAGATTAGAGAAATTCTTAGGTGGCATTAAAAATATGGGTAAAGTTCCTGGAGCTATATACATAGTTGACCCTAGAAAAGAAAAAATCGCTGTTCAAGAAGCTCATATATTAGGAATTCCAGTAGTAGCTATAGTTGATACTAACTGTGATCCAGATGAAATTGATTTAGTAATTCCTGGTAATGATGATGCTATCAGAGCCGTTAAATTATTAACTTCAACAATTGCTGATGCTGTAATCGAAGGAAAACAAGGTGAGCAATTAGTTGATACTACTGAAGAAGAAAAAGTTGTTACTGAAGAAGAACAAGAAAAAATTGCAGAGTAG